A region of the Coffea eugenioides isolate CCC68of unplaced genomic scaffold, Ceug_1.0 ScVebR1_720;HRSCAF=1444, whole genome shotgun sequence genome:
caaaattcaccaaaaattcaccatttttctccctctcttggccgGCCTCTTCaagtaacaaaagaaaagaaaactctccacaattttgtcttcaatcttgcccaatctttcaattaaaccgattaatcttccaattactccataaaacctcttagtttggcggagttaagcttggttgtgaagttgtttggaaagctaaggtgactagttgctctctctcttgtgttgctaaggtgagtagtgaaggaacccctctcctccatctaatgattttaattcatgattggtggtagtttaagatgtaagtttatggattatatcttgatttttggttgaattggtgaagttttataattattggtgattttctgttttaatatgattgttatggtgtggctatgtatgatgattggaaatgatatagaatgaaACTAGAAGGTATatttggtggttaattgcaagaaatttctgttttggaaggaaaattggaaacctagggtttcatgttcttacattctgcctggcactgtagctcatagctAGGGGCTGAATTgaccttgggttaaaacataaaagttgtagggaatgatattttagagatgcctgcaaactttcaggtcaatcggaacaacgtagcttgagaaaagactgaaatacccctgcgccctgtttttacccgaacttgagaattgcttctgtaattggttaatttggttaggaatgattctgatttggttgttggtgcCTTCTGATAAATTGTATCCTGATGTCTTATCTTTCGGATAGCTTTGGAATTACCTATTTTGGACTTaagtagcctgacttatgatgtttgaaccagaatgcggtttgtaaacctgtttttgcggttctggtttagtatcttgcatttttgacctggttaaaCTCGAAACTGagctgagtagccttcttcaacattgtagccctatctcttagattcgaaacggtgtatcttgcacctccatccgataagtgtagtgccaatggtaccaaaaccacaaaatgatggcaaaaactattttttttcggGTTAGagttaattccatttccggattttcctagtttactctagtgcttatacattcttatggatccctattttggtggtatttggaattggtttatgacttgtaatcgagtcttattgtgtttatttgaatattttagggcttgactttcatttccggacttttccctaacttaaattgtacttgtactacttggaacttactgaacggctattgaatgaacttattttgtgtgtgactttggggctggctgaggaaataataaagccatgacggctggaaaagtaagcaaatttagggaaaatgctgtccaattttctaggccgtttggttcctttaagtttgaattgccttttggtagaaatggagggcttttgggttgtttgtgcctaggttttcatgttatcttttcgtttccaaaaatcatgttttgcacccttgcattagtaattatttggcgaggcatacaacgtgtagtcgagcctcacttgtgcattccgttacTCGATCTGGATGGTGAAACCTTCACTTGTTTACTTGCAATTATTTAgcgtttcttggcgattaaagccaatctaaAGTGAACCAACTTTTGagagtatctgtacttgaaccggtgtaAGTGtacactcccctcacttgtttgTTTAACTTCGATTTTCTGTACGTGCGAActctgtgatatgaacgactgaagCTATCCGTGTTTATTTTGGATTGAGACGAggcgtgtactttatcacactcgttttcttgtctgttcatatgccaaattttggtgcgaatctgaatcttgtttgtatctgtatctgtactctatatctgttctgacgtccgtttggaagcttgtatccaacgacctttctgtgacctctgagctcaacacctgtggctagttactcgagtcggccggcaagggcctggtcgattagataacgaaccacggtagtctgttgggatgtttttgggtattgagaccttgattccggtatactcgagtattaccatttctgatctgattggattcgggcccggtaggggtatgtgaggtggaaggaatcggagaaagtggagtctacggtattggatactcctttagcgttgacggagtgtcaaactattatttcgatcaaacTTTGGTGACGcaaaatgggaatttggctcctgagagccacctgtatcccttcctatttgaatcattggttcctttactttacatctggcacggtgtacctgatttgttaaatgtgaaatgccatgattttactgctatatgtctggtacctcattgagcgcaagctcacccctttctgttccttttgttttccttacaggaaaataaatccttttggactggatttgatagttggttgccgaattgagctagatggacatatcttttgtatagctccttgactGAAAcactaaatgtacttttgggtccgtttctcttttgatttggcaaaccatacatgtatccacttttgaataacttttgtatgtcactttggattgtatatgcttaatttcaatatataaatatttgcttgatgtttggttggattttgacgtgtcggttactattcatggccgactctgttttcattttttttatttttgacattttgacttgtttacgcgcgattgtaagttccggaacgtattagatcgctctaaactgaaccgttagtcctggcgagagctgggcaggcagttcgctaacccctttggttcgccttaggggaaggtggggctgtcacaatgaCATCTCTGGAGATTTGTAGTGCCCTGAGTCTAGTTTCTAAAGGTACAAATTTTACAGTTTTTTGGCAAATATAGCTTGAGTTGTATTAGTTTATTTGAGTACTATAGCAGCAGATTTTACAGTCATCCTTGAGCAGCCTTGGGAAATTGGCCATAACTTGGTGTAGGAAAGTTGGAGTTGACCACCGTTGGTTGCATTATAAACTAGATTTTTAGGGCTTCTTGTGAGTGTAAATATTTGGCCCTAGTTCTAGATATAAAGAATTTGGTGCAGCTCTAAAGTCAGCTGAAAATCAACTCTACTTGTAGTTGAGATGCTCATGGTTTAATGATACTTTGTTTCTGTTATTTTCCAGTAGGTTCTGATGCTAATCAAGGAATCTAAGCTTGACTTGGGTTTTAGGACTtgtttttttgaaattgaacTCTGATTCATGTTGTGGCAAGTTGTAATTGAACAAACATAGAGGAATAactatgaaaagaaaaggaacaactaAAGTGTGAGTGTCCAAAAAGTCAGTTTTTcgaaaataaaatattattattatactgCCAAATGCATGTTTTTGGTGATGAAATTTCTGTGCCTCTAGAATGTGGTTCACTCGTTACTAAATTGGTGTTTAAATTTGTATTGATTTATACTCTGGTCGCCGTGATTATTGTTAAACATGGTACCATTGATGACTGTTGTTGTTACTAGGGCCCATGTCAAGTTTAGTCAAAATGCTATGAGCTGGTAATGGACTTAGTCGATTGGTTTTGGCTATCTTGACAAAGCAACCCGACATGTAGGTGCATAAGGGCTTCTACATGTTTGTGCCGAGATTGATGCGCGCATTTAATGAAACTGATATAAACCGATACGGTGGAGTGTTTGGGATCAAGAGCGCACATGTTGTGATAAGGAGGTTGCGCCTTGTTACTGTTCTTGATACTATTGTCTATTGATGCATAACACCGTTATCATGCCAAAAACTGAATTGTATCGCTTCTGGTAGATTAGTCTATTCATATATACTATGTGAATTATGGGtgttcattttttgtaaaaacttaCCATAATACTACACATAGTAGTATTGAGAATACATacagttatttttttttaataatactAATCTttgagtttgaaaatttttaatgaaACCATGCTCACACACATCATGGCCTCACTGAGCCTTTAGCTCACTGTCCTTTTAAAATGTTTTCTGCAAAATTTTGTGTAAGGTATACGCCGGAAGTGCAGGAGTTTAGTTGGGAGTTGGAGCTGTGTAGATATTTTTTGGTAGTTGAATGCTTCTGGAGCTATTTTGAGTATTAAGTTGATCTAACTTCTTATGGGTAGGCAACTTTTGTACATGTAAAGGTTTGTATTTGCTATTCTAAGGCTGTAAGAGTTTACCTTGTTGAAACTTTGAAGTAATATTTACTTCTATTAAGTTTGCAAATTGAGTCTTGGCGAGACCCAGACAAGTGTTCTGCTACACCCTTCCCAAGGGGAGGTGGGGTGGCTGGGGCGCCACAGTGCTTCTGTTCCTTTTGTATTAGTTATTGATTATAAAAGACTTAATCGTTGAGTAAGTGATGAGATTAGTTTATAAGTTGAAGGTTGCTGTTGGTAAAAAAGAATTCAATTTTGATGTATTTTGGTTAAAAGGACTAAATCAATTAAAAATGATAGTTCCAAGatgtgcgtttgataaaactaaaactcgaaaattgaaatctaaagtttgaatccattaaattactGAATTGTTAAGTATAAAATTAGATACATTTAAGTATATATTAGATTCAGTAATAAGTAAATAGTTTATCgcttattttttgaaacaagttTTGCCTATGAAATTCAGTACCGTGTAATTAACTtggattttcaatttttgattatcaaacatgtctaaatatattaaaatttaaatccaTTCAATTCAAGTgctgaattgagttatcaaatagGGCCTAACTTAGCTAAAATGTAAATTAAGGATTGCAACAATTTTAGTAGAAAAAggtttaaataatttatttcccATCCCCTAtttaacaaatttgaaatcggCTTGGATGTTGtaccaaaaatgaaaaaataataacaacGTGACTTGGTCAGCTAACAAAGgagcaaaagagaaaatttattGAAGTTGGTGGCAATTAATACGTTAGCTTAACATTTATTGAAAATTCTCTGACCTCTGTTGAGTTTTAGCAAAAGTTGTATGGaaaaattttagcattttattttatgAGAAAGAATTACAAACTTACACTCAGAAAATCCCTACTTTCAACCACTCTTGCTATGAGAATCAAAACTGAAGTTTAATTAGCACCAAATATCGTAAGAGGTGATTCtgattcttgaaacttttgctgGTGTCTAATCATGTTTTTTAATCAACTAATTTTGAAAGAGAATGGCCGACTGGTGTAGTCTTCTAATAAAAGCTAACAAAGTCAAACCTTGAACGTAAACTTTGGACATAAAATAAACTTAGGTCTGATCACCAATGGACAGCACCCAATGTTTTCTCTTTAGGCTTAACCGTTAAGAATAGTATACATGACACAAAACTCACACATGCCGTAGgataaattgtcaaattaaTAAAGTGGAATGAATATTAACATCATAAGCACATTAAACTTATAATGAACATTAGAGACATCCTTCAATTGTAGGtacatgatttgaatttcaatcCCACCTTACTGTAAGAAGAAATTCAGACTTGCAACATACAATTTGTGAATAGAATATCATGTCTACGCAGAATCATTTCAAGAAGAGATGTTAATAAAAGCCATGACAAGTCTACACAACAAATTCAGGCACTTGGTTCCTTGTAATTTTAAGCAAGGAAAAGTGAGTTGACACCAGTATTATTCTCTTCTCTAGGTGTTTATGAAATTATTATAGCAGGTTGATCTAGTAACTAGGAAGGTCACCCATGATATTAGGATTAATAGCTCCAAAATAGTACACTTTGACAGTAAAGAAACAATAAGAAATGCTACATATTTTTTCTAATATCCACGAGTCACTCTTCAGATTCTTCTGAAGCCAGAGAAGGCAAACATGGGCTGAAATGACTGGAAACTACTCTCGAATCAAGAAACTCTAAGACTAGTCCAGTTTCTACACATCTAGGCACCTTATATTGACCAATAGAAGCCCCTCTAGAGACAGCAAACTCCACAAGATCCTGAAATGTACCATTCTTTAACACACGAATTTCCAGTGCTGCAATTGCTCCGTGTACTCGATATTGTTTGTATATTAAGCTGAATGAGTTCTCAATTGTTTGGCAGCAACGGCTGATAGCCTCATCACTTTGTACATTCTTGTCCGAGTCCTTAACTGACAACTCCCAATATATAACATAATGCCCTGGAGCTATCTTTTTACTTGCATGACTCGTATAATCAACCAAGCTTACATTGTATGCTTGGAGAATTTGGGATGCATTATCCATAGCCATTTGTAACTCAACCTCATCTGTTTTATCCCCTTCAATGCTCAATAGCACACCTTTCCTCCTCAAGAACTTGAATTTTGGTGCCGAATTGTGAAATCCTGTTACTCTAAGTATATCGCCCATTTGATACCTGTACAATCCGGCATATGTAGTAATCACGACTTCATAGTCCTTGCCAACTTCTACATCCACAAGATCAATAAGGTCAGGAGTTGTAACAGTACTATTACCGATATCCATCTTGGAAGAATGATGTTCCTGCGGTATAAATTCGAAATAGGCTAAGTTTGGCATGAAAGTAAATGACACGTCTTCGGGTTTGGATATGGGATTGAGGTTAATTCCGAAGCAACACTCAGAGGATGCATACTTGGCAGTTGAAATGGGTAGCCCGCCGCTATAATAATCGAGGGAGGTAGCATATTGGATCATTGAACCAGTGATTAAAGTTTCGAGATACTTTGCATTAGGCCAAATTCTTTGAATAATTCCTTCCCAATTCTCTCCAGAGCACTCACTGGTTAAAAAATCTGCAAGTTCTGGATCGGATTTCATGATTCGAGCCATGCATTCTCGAAGTGGCTCGTAAGTTATTTTGGGATTGAGTGATCCAACTCTAATGTCATGAACCAAATCTTGCCAATTGAGTTCAAAAAACTTAATGACTCGGAGTAGTGCTGAAGCCAAAGAAGCACCAACCCGGTTGATTTGTTTGCGTTGATAGAGCCCACACAGCAATTGGACATACATGCTTTGGACATAATCTGTGCACAGGACACTTTCATAGGGGCTTGTGTATTGGGTGTAGGGATCACGTCTTTGGTTCTTGTAGTGTTCACTTCTGTAGTATTTAGCAAGGGCTGTTAGTGTCATATGTCCTCCTGGGGTCCTTGTCTCTGGCCATGAAAAGTAGAAATACAGCCCTTTTCCCTtgttcaaatctggaacataGCTGTCTTATGgaggaataaataaatacatacatatatatatatatatacacatgcatgcatacatacatatatacatgacTGGCATTTCTATACATGACTTTAATGGATTAATTTGTCTTACGTGTTCATGACTGGCATCTGAAGACTTGATAGAACCTGACGACGATTCCATTCTTCTTCGGGCATAGGGATCAGTTTTCTTTTACCTGATGTCGTCGTCCCAgagctgaaaaagttaaaaatttgTGGCTAAGtacaaaaaaattcaagaaggTGCTTAACTTTAACTAATCAaatatgaaaaaattatttactaGCAGTCTTTTAAGGAAACTGGTTTGCATATCAAacagtgaaaaaaaaattcttgaagAACCTATGGTGTATATAGGTAACAAAATTCACCTGAGCAAAAATTCAGAAACAGGTAGAGCTGTCAAGATGGCGGAACGATCACCGTTTTCCATACGCTGAATTTCAGGCCGAATATCCTCGTAAGTAATACATGGAACTTTGGATGTAAATGTCTTAGTGTCAGTTGCACCATCAAGATTGAATCGTTGTAGATACTCAGTTTCAGCATTCTGTTTTAGTATATCTGCCAAGACCATCTTCTGGACTTGACCAGCATTTTTGGTCACCTCTTCAATGAACTCTAGAGCCTCCGTATTCCAATTAGTTTCCATTATGACTTGAAGAATGTTAAAGAAAAGGAGGGATTATGGGATGTAGATGTAGTTTAGGGAtatacatgtgtgtgtgtgtgtgtatatcgCACGGATATTCTGTCCACATCCCTGTCCACTCTtcctgtcccactttttatatATACtattttctccttcataaacatcaatgttttaattcttttttgtttcttaagaTCGCatactattaattgagtaatacacaaaatttacaactcaacaaaatccaaatgcattaaaaaatgagaattttttatgactttctgctgtattttttaattttctattctaTTTAACTTTTTTGAGGTTgttgtatttaattttttacttaattaatagttattggatcttaaggaaacaaaaaagaataaaacatgatatttatgaagAGAAATAGTCAATATCATAAAAAATGGGACAGAGAGTGGGCACCAGAGTGTTGGAACGAAGCTCCGTTGcggtgtatatatatatatatatacagagagagagagagagaaatgtgCAATCAAACCTGAGTGATCGAATTAAACTGTTAGACATTTTGGACGAAAATTTTGTTAGCTTGTCAACCTTAATTTGTAAAGTGGTCCCAATACCCAAACCCAAAATGCAAGTTATGCAacctccaaaacaaagaaaagaaaaaacgcGTTTCTCACTCGGGTTCTTCATTATTGAATGGGTAAATTACTAATAACTTCCATTCCTCTCTGGTTTCATGTAAATTGTAAATTTAATGGGAAATAGCCTATGCAATGTCATTTACTGAAATGCCATTAGTGCACTTACTTAAATACGAAATCAAACAACAACTTAACCACTTGTACAAAACTATAGAGGGTTTATGTGGATAAAAGTAAAAATTACAGCGGATAAAGTGGATATTTATGAAAATAATAAGAGAATTAACTCgatattattattttatcacATAGATTTTTAGAGTGCATGTAGTCTAATAGTCATAACTGGTTATACATTTCGttcattttcacttttcattaAATAACAGGGGGTTATATGCTATTTTGAAATCTTAGGAGCTCATCTGGCATTATACAAAATTATAGGGGTTCATATGTAACTAATCCTTATTTAATTGGTTCAATCCAttctgtgaacttttcaatATTTTTCAGAATTGAACATGATTACATGTTTACACAAATAATAAAGAAATCACCAGATACTCATTCAATGGATTAAAAGAATCAAATTGGTTAAAAATCGACAATTTAGAGACTAACCAAggcaaaattattaatttaaagaCTAAACCTATTCTAGTAAAATGTAAAACCATCTGTCTGGTTGATGAGTTTTACCAAAAAACCATCTGTCTGGTTGATGAGTTTTACCAACCTTGGTGGGTATAACTAGTGTTGTTGATACACATATATGATGTTTGGTATGCTTATAAGTATTTATCAccatgaaaaaaaaatccaaaactaGGTAATCGCATTATAGACCAAATTAGGCAGTATCAATCCATTATCAAATTTGAGGGTGcaatattaaagaaaaaatagaaaaaggaaacagcGGCAAGACTGCCCACATTATTGCAAATACCAATTTAATCTCTCTTTCTTAGGTTCCATTTGATAAAAGCTGAATCTAAATTCTGAAGCCTGAATtctgaaatttgaatattgaaataattaatttgctgaattttaagcactgaaaagaaatatatgaatgtctaaattttaatgttaaatatatttatactgtttaataaatatttataactgaatgcttaataagtttaatttgataattttgcccttatatcttttcattcaaaaaagaaatagaacctatgatttaattaacttaaaattattaggtatgaaaatgataatatttatttttaaatcaaattaatataaaagatgaaatatattttatgaaaagtatggagaagatgtgaaaatcattaaaaagggagaaaaaaggaacaaaaaatcgttagatagagaatatcagGTTATTTAATTAGGTAACaattttgaatataattaactaacaatggtagatttggtagataagataaggtagttgaagtaattctattaaTTCTTATCAAAATTAAGCATTCAATTAGGATTCTTgtgttgaaaaaaatatatacaagttcaacactgcttaacaagttcaatagatagattttcatttatcaaacgcTCAAAACATTTGAATGTTTGAAAAGATTCAGTTtcaacacttttttatgttatcaaacataCCCTTAGTCCCCAATTCATCTTTCTTTCAGTTTAGTCCCCAATTCATCTTTCTTTCAGGATAGTATACAACCAGGAGACGAGTAAGAGTGGTTGGTTACGTGAAGCATCAGGCTAAAACTAGAAGGAGAAAATTCAAACCAGGAGAAGACTAAGAGTGGCTGGCTTCGTGGGAGAAGAAATAGTAGGAAAAGTAGTACGGGTTACAaggtttttctaattttctggtttgactCTTAGACTTTTTGAAAACTGTTAATACGCTGAGAAATATTTTATAACTCAATATGACAGTCATAAATTGTAGTTTGTTCTTGAAATATGCCCCAAAACTTAATTCTAAACTTATAGAGTATAAATCAAATTGTATAATTGCTACTTGATTAATTTATtggttgtattttcttgttaaatagcTTGAAGCATCAAacattttataaatatatatttcttgattttaacGTTCTTTTAGTTATTTTACATGGAAATTTGATTTAAAGTAAAATCTATTATTGACATAATCTAGTTTTTTGTATTGATATGACCAGTCAAAACCCTTTAACCCTTAACCGTTAAACTTGTCTGAATCGTTATCCggttcaaattttaaaacacaGGGTAAAACATCTTGGGGCGTCGAGCTGGGGGAGGGGATGGTCCAACTAGCTGTACACCCAACAGTGCCCAATCTTATGAAACGGCTCTCGGGGCATTAAACTCTTACCCCACAGCTTTAAAAGGCATAGAAGAAGGAAGCCAGTCATGAAAGATGGAATGATCACAAGAAAAGAGCGAATGATTAAAAAGTCATTAAACTAATAAGTATTAAACTAATAAGTATGGCATGGATCAGTTAtcaaactttttaatttttgcagtCATAAAGATCGTTAAACTGGTAAAAACTAACCATCAAAATTATTTTGTCAAATTCTACTGATAAAACAACCGGTAAATCATTAAAAATCAATGACCTTTTTTGACAAAATGACCTTTGGCAAGGGGCTGTTTTAAGAgtataatttgacaaaattaCCTTATTGACCCGTTTTTGCCAGTTTAGTGATATTTGTGGCCacaaaaaaagtttagtgactaACTTGTGTCTTACTTAATAGTTTAGTAACCTTTTTGGCAATTCACTCCaagaaaaatcgaaaaaaaaCAATGGAAACGATTAAGCAACTGATGTAAAGAGACTTGATCAGAAGACAAGCAAAGAGATTAAGAGTCCGAAATAAAGTACTAGTAGGAGTCATGGACTAATGCGTGCGGCGGCGATGTTAAGAGTGGGATATAGGGTTGGGATGCTTTTATTTGCTATTAAAACCCCTCAAGCTTTGATATTGTTGAAACTTATCCTATACAAACATTGAATTAACCCCAAATTTttcagatatatatatatatatatatcttctatagatattacttttattttcttattaaatATCCAAATCCTTGGGACTCATGCCCCACGCCTCGGGGCTTATGCCCCTATATTAAGAACCTAAAAAATGCGTAACGCCTTGCATAATACCTCTACCTTTTAAAGTGGTTGAGCCAACTTAAGATTGTAGATGACAATGGATATGGAAGATGGTAATGAATATGCAAAATAACAGTGATGGTATGTATGCACATTGAAGTCTTTTTGGATGCGGAAGACTACAGTGAATCTACTTTAAAGT
Encoded here:
- the LOC113758798 gene encoding probable indole-3-acetic acid-amido synthetase GH3.1; amino-acid sequence: METNWNTEALEFIEEVTKNAGQVQKMVLADILKQNAETEYLQRFNLDGATDTKTFTSKVPCITYEDIRPEIQRMENGDRSAILTALPVSEFLLSSGTTTSGKRKLIPMPEEEWNRRQVLSSLQMPVMNTYVPDLNKGKGLYFYFSWPETRTPGGHMTLTALAKYYRSEHYKNQRRDPYTQYTSPYESVLCTDYVQSMYVQLLCGLYQRKQINRVGASLASALLRVIKFFELNWQDLVHDIRVGSLNPKITYEPLRECMARIMKSDPELADFLTSECSGENWEGIIQRIWPNAKYLETLITGSMIQYATSLDYYSGGLPISTAKYASSECCFGINLNPISKPEDVSFTFMPNLAYFEFIPQEHHSSKMDIGNSTVTTPDLIDLVDVEVGKDYEVVITTYAGLYRYQMGDILRVTGFHNSAPKFKFLRRKGVLLSIEGDKTDEVELQMAMDNASQILQAYNVSLVDYTSHASKKIAPGHYVIYWELSVKDSDKNVQSDEAISRCCQTIENSFSLIYKQYRVHGAIAALEIRVLKNGTFQDLVEFAVSRGASIGQYKVPRCVETGLVLEFLDSRVVSSHFSPCLPSLASEESEE